In a single window of the Deinococcus aetherius genome:
- a CDS encoding GNAT family N-acetyltransferase has translation MTDQNVQIRLAGPEDKETVTRVMQEAGLETEAALAEGTTYWIATRGNQPVGAIGLEHGDGASLLRGAAVLPSARGSGLGRRLVMGAVQYAQGRGDRAIYMFSKGGDWSSFGFQQVPLAVVMGDLPDAPQIRAYRARSERPGGTTWMRPLDRAASKA, from the coding sequence ATGACCGACCAGAATGTGCAGATCCGTCTTGCTGGCCCCGAGGACAAGGAGACCGTCACCCGCGTGATGCAGGAGGCCGGGCTGGAAACGGAGGCGGCCCTCGCCGAGGGCACGACCTACTGGATCGCCACGCGCGGCAATCAGCCCGTCGGCGCCATCGGCCTGGAGCACGGGGACGGGGCCTCGCTGCTGCGCGGCGCGGCGGTGCTGCCGAGCGCGCGGGGCAGCGGGCTGGGCCGCCGGCTGGTGATGGGCGCCGTGCAGTACGCCCAGGGCCGGGGCGACCGGGCGATCTACATGTTCAGCAAGGGCGGCGACTGGAGCAGCTTCGGCTTCCAGCAGGTTCCCCTCGCCGTGGTGATGGGCGACCTTCCCGACGCGCCGCAGATTCGCGCCTACCGCGCCCGCAGCGAGCGCCCCGGCGGCACGACCTGGATGCGTCCGCTGGACCGGGCGGCGAGCAAGGCGTAG
- a CDS encoding GNAT family N-acetyltransferase, with protein sequence MTLDTDTHIKLRQAEGETDLDTLRDLILAVGLSSERGAITATLDGSTYWIAELDGVPAGCIGLEHGKGASLIRSATVLPHARRQGLGRALATSALTQATLRGDQAVYLFSSDAGPFWEQFGFTQVPPETVAAALPDTPQVRSGECRGWLKDEVGWVRSLTVPSWQGGA encoded by the coding sequence ATGACCCTGGACACCGACACCCACATCAAGCTCCGCCAGGCCGAGGGCGAAACGGACCTCGACACCCTGCGCGATCTCATCCTGGCGGTGGGCCTGAGCAGCGAGCGCGGCGCGATCACGGCGACGCTCGACGGCTCGACGTACTGGATCGCCGAATTGGACGGCGTGCCCGCCGGGTGCATCGGCCTGGAACACGGGAAGGGCGCTTCTCTCATCCGCTCGGCGACTGTGCTGCCCCACGCACGGCGGCAGGGGTTGGGGCGGGCGCTGGCGACGAGCGCGCTGACCCAGGCGACCCTGCGCGGCGACCAGGCGGTGTACCTCTTCTCCAGTGACGCGGGCCCCTTCTGGGAACAGTTCGGCTTCACGCAGGTCCCGCCCGAGACGGTGGCCGCCGCCCTGCCGGACACGCCGCAGGTTCGCAGCGGCGAGTGCCGGGGGTGGCTGAAGGATGAGGTGGGCTGGGTGCGTTCTCTGACGGTGCCGTCCTGGCAGGGAGGAGCTTGA
- a CDS encoding HIT family protein, whose product MNLDETLLAGREAEWARWLAHPGENPLLPDTAGRLSGEGWTIQNDLCVYSQLQPQYAEGLPHSGIIVTRRPCATVFDLTPEEAAATHALLAEVKAHLDDAVRPDGYTVGWNVFPAGGQHIPHVHLHVIPRWNTDAAAGAGIRYFLKEAARQARPLSPGGLP is encoded by the coding sequence GTGAATCTCGATGAAACCCTGCTTGCCGGGCGGGAGGCGGAGTGGGCGCGCTGGCTCGCGCACCCGGGGGAGAATCCGCTGTTGCCAGACACGGCGGGCCGCCTGAGCGGGGAGGGCTGGACGATCCAGAACGACCTGTGCGTCTACAGCCAGTTGCAGCCACAGTATGCCGAAGGCCTGCCCCATTCCGGCATCATCGTCACCAGACGGCCCTGCGCCACCGTCTTCGACCTCACCCCCGAGGAGGCCGCCGCGACCCACGCGCTGCTCGCGGAAGTGAAGGCCCACCTCGACGACGCCGTGAGGCCCGACGGGTACACGGTGGGTTGGAACGTTTTCCCGGCAGGAGGCCAGCACATCCCCCACGTCCACCTGCACGTCATTCCCCGCTGGAACACGGACGCGGCGGCGGGGGCGGGCATCCGTTACTTCCTCAAGGAGGCGGCGCGTCAGGCCCGGCCTCTTTCTCCGGGAGGGCTCCCATGA
- the argH gene encoding argininosuccinate lyase yields the protein MTQTTQDKKLWGGRFAEATDGLVELFNASVSFDQRLAEQDIRGSLAHVAMLGRVGILTPDEVTQIQDGLNAVLADIRAGTFEWRLDREDVHMNVEAALRDRIGPVAGKLHTARSRNDQVAVDFRLFTKEAALDLAGKTRALRAVMVAEAEKHLSSDGAVSDASGPVILPGYTHLQVAQPILLAHWFMAYAAMLERDEGRFRDAAERMDESPLGAAALAGTPWPIDRQATAAALGFARPTANSLDGVGSRDFALEFLSACAILAAHLSRLSEELILYSTFEFGFLSLPDSHTTGSSIMPQKKNPDVSELARGKAGRVFGNLMGLLTVVKGTPLAYNKDLQEDKEGVFDSYDTLNVILRLYADMLPKSAWHADVTKAAAARGFSTATDLADFLARQGVPFREAHEVVGGLVGLASRSGRQLWDLTDAELRAAHPLLNAEVARRLTVEESVRSRQSYGGTAPERVREAVDAAKAALG from the coding sequence ATGACCCAAACCACGCAAGACAAGAAACTCTGGGGTGGACGTTTCGCCGAGGCGACGGACGGCCTGGTCGAACTCTTCAACGCCTCCGTCTCCTTCGACCAGCGCCTCGCCGAGCAGGACATCCGGGGCTCGCTCGCGCACGTGGCGATGCTCGGGCGGGTCGGCATCCTGACACCCGACGAGGTGACGCAGATTCAGGACGGGCTGAACGCGGTCCTCGCCGACATCCGCGCCGGGACCTTCGAGTGGAGGCTCGACCGCGAGGACGTGCACATGAACGTGGAGGCCGCGCTGCGTGACCGCATCGGCCCGGTGGCGGGCAAGCTGCACACCGCCCGGAGCCGCAACGATCAGGTGGCGGTGGATTTCCGGCTCTTCACCAAGGAGGCGGCGCTCGACCTAGCAGGAAAGACGCGGGCGTTGCGGGCCGTGATGGTGGCGGAGGCGGAGAAGCACCTGTCGTCGGATGGGGCTGTGTCTGATGCGTCCGGGCCCGTCATCCTCCCCGGGTACACCCACCTGCAAGTCGCGCAGCCTATCCTCCTCGCGCACTGGTTCATGGCCTACGCCGCCATGCTGGAGCGCGACGAGGGCCGTTTCCGTGACGCCGCCGAGCGCATGGACGAGTCGCCGCTGGGCGCGGCGGCGCTGGCCGGGACGCCGTGGCCCATCGACCGCCAGGCCACCGCCGCCGCGCTCGGCTTCGCGCGCCCAACCGCGAACAGCCTCGACGGGGTGGGGAGCCGCGACTTCGCGCTGGAGTTCCTCTCGGCCTGCGCGATCCTCGCCGCCCACCTCTCGCGGCTGTCCGAGGAACTCATCCTCTACTCCACCTTCGAGTTCGGCTTCCTGAGCTTACCCGACTCGCACACCACGGGTTCCTCGATCATGCCGCAGAAGAAGAACCCCGACGTATCCGAACTCGCGCGGGGCAAGGCGGGGCGCGTCTTCGGCAACCTGATGGGCCTGCTGACCGTGGTGAAGGGCACGCCCCTCGCCTACAACAAGGACCTTCAGGAGGACAAGGAGGGCGTCTTCGACTCGTACGACACGCTGAACGTCATCCTGCGCCTGTATGCCGACATGCTGCCCAAATCGGCGTGGCACGCGGACGTGACGAAGGCGGCGGCGGCGCGCGGCTTCTCGACCGCCACCGACCTCGCCGACTTCCTGGCCCGCCAGGGCGTCCCCTTCCGCGAGGCGCACGAGGTCGTGGGCGGGCTGGTGGGGCTAGCTAGCCGCTCGGGGCGGCAACTGTGGGACCTCACGGACGCGGAGTTGCGCGCCGCCCACCCCCTGCTGAATGCCGAGGTCGCCCGCCGCCTGACCGTGGAGGAGAGCGTGCGAAGTCGGCAGAGCTACGGCGGCACGGCCCCCGAACGGGTGCGCGAGGCCGTGGACGCGGCAAAGGCGGCGCTGGGATGA
- a CDS encoding GNAT family N-acetyltransferase, with protein MTLPRTFSLRPTTPDDAPVFHPVMMAAGMDPRSSWSRTTVDDVRWSLGQGGGFLAFLGEEAVGCVGWRPDGRETLTLNKLATRAEVRGKGIGAALVRAVEEVAARDGYARVLLAVSQYNLAALPFYERLGYRVDGEAVYAHASPHSPPPVVLVKAVSSQRSAVSEAVPRPGQAES; from the coding sequence ATGACCCTGCCGCGAACCTTCTCCCTCCGCCCTACTACTCCGGACGACGCCCCCGTCTTCCACCCCGTGATGATGGCGGCGGGCATGGACCCGCGCAGCTCCTGGAGCCGCACCACCGTGGACGACGTGCGCTGGAGCCTGGGTCAGGGGGGCGGCTTCCTCGCTTTCCTGGGGGAGGAGGCCGTGGGCTGCGTCGGCTGGCGACCGGACGGCCGAGAAACGCTAACCCTCAACAAGCTCGCCACCCGCGCGGAAGTGCGTGGAAAAGGCATCGGCGCCGCCCTCGTGCGCGCGGTGGAGGAGGTCGCCGCGCGGGACGGCTACGCCCGCGTCCTCCTTGCCGTCAGCCAGTACAACCTCGCCGCCTTGCCCTTCTACGAGCGCCTGGGCTACCGGGTGGACGGGGAGGCGGTGTACGCGCACGCGAGCCCGCACAGCCCGCCGCCGGTGGTGCTGGTGAAAGCGGTCAGCTCTCAGCGGTCAGCCGTCAGCGAGGCGGTGCCAAGGCCAGGGCAGGCTGAGAGCTGA
- a CDS encoding DinB family protein, whose amino-acid sequence MTVPPVFGRASVEAVHSRLSELDEPAVSRVPAPGVWSPKQVLGHLVDSACNNHARWARMVTEDDLVFPVWDQGAWNLAQDWQGHSWAEILALWYAYNLHLARFAALLPPERVHSARATVGRLNGGQPMTLARLLEHYDRHLNHHLGQIWERVDG is encoded by the coding sequence GTGACGGTGCCGCCGGTCTTCGGCCGTGCGAGCGTCGAGGCCGTTCATAGTCGGCTGAGCGAGTTGGACGAGCCCGCCGTGAGCCGCGTCCCCGCCCCCGGCGTCTGGAGCCCCAAGCAGGTCCTGGGGCATCTGGTGGACTCCGCCTGCAACAACCACGCCCGCTGGGCACGCATGGTGACGGAAGACGACCTCGTATTCCCGGTGTGGGACCAGGGCGCCTGGAACCTCGCGCAGGACTGGCAGGGTCATTCCTGGGCCGAGATTCTGGCCCTCTGGTACGCCTATAACCTTCACCTGGCCCGCTTCGCCGCGCTGCTGCCGCCCGAGCGGGTGCATTCGGCGCGGGCCACCGTGGGGCGGCTGAACGGCGGGCAACCGATGACGCTGGCCCGGTTGCTGGAGCACTACGACCGGCACCTGAACCACCACCTCGGGCAGATTTGGGAGCGGGTGGACGGATGA
- a CDS encoding DinB family protein: MPGLREVVLEHLPGLQALADEQAGHKLAPEVWSAKEIVGHLVDSGVNNHARFVRAAGEDGLSLPGYDQNAWVSAGAYQQRPWAEVLTLWQAYQLHLAHIIEHLTPAQLVHTLSIGGGEPVTLGFLAEDYVRHQLHHLTQIPGRVGA; this comes from the coding sequence GTGCCGGGGCTGCGCGAGGTCGTTCTGGAGCATCTGCCCGGGTTGCAGGCTCTCGCTGACGAGCAGGCGGGGCACAAGCTCGCGCCAGAGGTCTGGAGCGCCAAGGAGATCGTCGGGCACCTTGTAGACAGCGGCGTGAACAACCACGCCCGCTTCGTGCGGGCCGCAGGGGAGGACGGGTTGAGCCTGCCCGGCTACGATCAAAACGCCTGGGTGAGCGCGGGTGCCTACCAGCAGCGCCCCTGGGCCGAGGTCCTGACACTGTGGCAGGCCTACCAGCTTCACCTCGCGCACATCATTGAGCACCTCACTCCCGCACAACTCGTCCACACGCTTAGCATCGGCGGCGGTGAGCCGGTCACGCTAGGCTTCCTGGCGGAGGACTACGTGCGCCACCAGCTCCACCATCTCACGCAGATTCCCGGGCGGGTGGGCGCGTGA
- a CDS encoding argininosuccinate synthase: protein MSKDKIVLAYSGGLDTSIILKWLQLGRDYDVVAFTADLGQGDEVEEARVKALNTGAVAAYALDLREEFVRDYVFPMFRSSALYEGYYLLGTSIARPLIAKKMVEIAEKEGAVAVSHGATGKGNDQVRFEMTAYALKPDVVTVAPWREWEFQGRADLEAFAREHGIPVPTTQKDPWSTDANLLHISYEGGILEDLWAEPPAHMFKLTVSPEEAPNESEYVEVEFENGDPVAINGERLTPAALLQRANEIGGRHGVGRVDLVENRFVGMKSRGVYETPGGTLLYHARRAVESLTLDREVLHQRDALAPKYAELVYNGFWFAPEREALQVYIDHVARSVTGTARLKLYKGNCIVVGRRAPRSLYDKDLVSFEAGGDYNQHDAGAFIKLNALRMRVQARVEARQAAQVQKEPQEV from the coding sequence ATGAGCAAAGACAAGATCGTCCTCGCCTACTCCGGCGGCCTCGACACCTCCATCATCCTCAAGTGGCTCCAGCTAGGGCGCGACTACGACGTGGTGGCCTTCACCGCCGACCTCGGGCAGGGCGACGAGGTGGAGGAGGCGCGGGTCAAGGCGCTGAACACGGGCGCGGTCGCCGCCTACGCGCTGGACCTGCGCGAGGAGTTCGTGCGCGACTACGTGTTCCCGATGTTCCGCTCCTCGGCGCTTTACGAGGGCTACTACCTCCTGGGCACCTCCATCGCCCGGCCCCTGATCGCCAAGAAGATGGTCGAGATCGCCGAGAAGGAAGGGGCGGTCGCCGTCTCGCACGGGGCGACGGGCAAGGGCAACGATCAGGTCAGATTCGAGATGACCGCCTACGCCCTCAAGCCCGACGTGGTGACGGTCGCCCCCTGGCGCGAGTGGGAGTTCCAGGGCCGCGCCGACCTCGAAGCCTTCGCCCGCGAACACGGCATCCCCGTCCCCACCACCCAGAAAGACCCCTGGAGCACCGACGCGAACCTCCTGCACATCTCCTACGAGGGCGGCATCCTCGAAGACCTCTGGGCCGAGCCGCCCGCCCACATGTTCAAGCTGACGGTGAGTCCCGAGGAGGCGCCGAACGAGTCCGAATACGTGGAGGTCGAGTTCGAGAACGGTGACCCGGTGGCGATCAACGGGGAGCGGCTGACTCCCGCCGCCCTGCTCCAGCGGGCGAACGAGATCGGCGGGCGGCACGGGGTCGGGCGTGTGGACCTCGTGGAGAACCGTTTTGTCGGCATGAAGTCGCGCGGGGTGTACGAGACGCCCGGCGGCACGCTGCTCTACCACGCCCGCCGTGCCGTGGAGAGCCTGACCCTCGACCGCGAGGTGCTGCACCAGCGTGACGCCCTCGCCCCCAAGTACGCCGAACTCGTCTACAACGGCTTCTGGTTCGCCCCCGAGCGCGAGGCCCTGCAGGTCTACATCGACCATGTGGCCCGCAGCGTGACCGGCACGGCCCGGCTCAAGCTCTACAAGGGCAACTGCATCGTGGTGGGCCGCCGGGCGCCCCGCAGCCTGTACGACAAGGACCTCGTGTCCTTCGAGGCGGGCGGCGACTACAACCAGCACGACGCGGGGGCCTTCATCAAGCTCAATGCCCTGAGAATGCGCGTGCAGGCACGGGTGGAGGCGCGGCAGGCCGCTCAGGTTCAGAAAGAGCCGCAGGAGGTCTGA
- a CDS encoding pyridoxal phosphate-dependent aminotransferase: protein MPELLPRAQSSSESVFAHMSRLALRHGAVNLGQGFPSDPPPAFLLDAARRAVGTADQYAPPIGLPLLRDAVGADLGVDGADVVVTSGATEALNVLALALYGPGDEVLMCEPVFDVYVPQARLAGAMPVTVPMRLTDEEGWALDLDAVRAAVTPRTRALLLNSPYNPTGTVFSRAELDALVALARAHDLWIISDEVYDELYFGEQPVALRDLAPERTFTVGSAGKRLEATGWRVGWIACPPGLAGNVAAIRQVGSFCAPTPFQAAVASALPVARREGFYEGLRAEYGERMRLLAGGLRRLGATVFEPRGTYFLTLRRPGWTAETLVEEGVAVIPGTAFYVSHPAPEGMFRLAFCKSRGELGRALERLERGTHVGA, encoded by the coding sequence ATGCCTGAACTGCTGCCGCGTGCCCAGTCCTCGTCCGAGAGCGTGTTCGCGCACATGAGCCGCCTCGCCTTGCGGCACGGGGCGGTGAACCTCGGGCAGGGCTTCCCGTCGGATCCACCGCCCGCTTTCCTGCTCGACGCGGCGCGGCGGGCGGTAGGGACGGCGGATCAATACGCCCCCCCGATAGGTCTGCCACTATTGCGGGACGCCGTGGGCGCGGACCTGGGGGTGGACGGCGCGGACGTGGTCGTGACCTCGGGGGCGACCGAGGCGCTGAACGTCCTCGCGCTCGCCCTGTACGGTCCCGGCGACGAGGTACTGATGTGTGAGCCCGTGTTCGACGTGTACGTGCCCCAGGCGCGGCTAGCGGGGGCCATGCCCGTCACCGTGCCCATGCGGCTGACGGACGAGGAGGGCTGGGCGCTCGACCTGGACGCCGTGCGCGCCGCCGTCACGCCCCGCACCCGGGCGCTGCTCCTCAACAGCCCCTACAACCCGACCGGGACCGTGTTTTCCCGGGCCGAACTCGATGCTCTCGTCGCCCTGGCCCGCGCCCACGACCTGTGGATCATCAGTGACGAGGTGTACGACGAGCTGTACTTCGGGGAGCAGCCGGTGGCCCTGCGGGACCTTGCGCCGGAGCGCACCTTCACGGTGGGGAGCGCGGGCAAGCGGCTGGAGGCGACCGGGTGGCGGGTGGGGTGGATCGCCTGCCCGCCGGGGCTGGCCGGGAATGTCGCGGCGATCCGCCAGGTGGGGTCTTTCTGCGCGCCCACGCCCTTTCAGGCGGCGGTCGCCTCGGCCCTGCCCGTCGCGCGGCGGGAGGGTTTCTACGAGGGCCTGCGCGCCGAGTACGGGGAGCGGATGAGGCTGCTCGCGGGGGGGCTGCGGAGGCTGGGGGCGACCGTGTTCGAGCCGCGCGGCACCTACTTCCTCACCCTGCGCCGTCCGGGCTGGACCGCCGAGACGCTGGTGGAGGAGGGGGTGGCCGTGATTCCCGGGACCGCCTTCTACGTGAGTCACCCCGCCCCGGAAGGCATGTTTCGGCTCGCCTTCTGCAAGTCGCGGGGGGAGTTGGGGCGGGCGCTGGAGCGGCTGGAGCGGGGGACCCATGTGGGCGCCTAG
- a CDS encoding LysE/ArgO family amino acid transporter translates to MPPFLRGLTLGLSLIVAIGPQNAFVLRQGLTRRYAWLAALTCSLADTALTTFGVLGVGALLARSPVLVLIGTLAGATFLLWYGWRSFRAARHPGTLQAEGQAAQTPGTILVTAAAFSLLNPHAILDTVVLIGGASAGLGRTGRTTFLLGTILASWLWFFGLALLAGRLALLMRSPRAWQVLDVLIGVVMWAIAVGLVRSALSGG, encoded by the coding sequence GTGCCCCCCTTCCTGCGCGGCCTGACGCTGGGCCTCTCCCTGATCGTCGCCATCGGGCCGCAGAACGCCTTCGTGCTGAGGCAGGGGCTGACGCGGAGGTATGCATGGCTGGCCGCGCTGACGTGTTCACTTGCCGATACGGCGCTGACCACATTCGGGGTGCTGGGTGTGGGGGCGCTGCTCGCGCGGTCCCCGGTGCTGGTCCTCATCGGGACGCTGGCGGGCGCGACTTTCCTGCTATGGTACGGGTGGCGTTCCTTCCGGGCAGCCCGCCATCCCGGAACGCTTCAGGCAGAGGGACAAGCCGCGCAGACCCCAGGCACCATTCTCGTCACCGCCGCCGCCTTCAGCCTCCTCAATCCCCACGCCATTCTCGATACGGTGGTCCTGATCGGCGGGGCGAGCGCGGGGCTGGGGAGGACGGGCCGGACGACCTTCCTCCTCGGCACCATCCTCGCCTCGTGGCTGTGGTTCTTCGGCCTCGCCCTGCTCGCGGGCCGCCTCGCGCTGCTGATGCGCTCGCCGCGTGCGTGGCAGGTGCTGGACGTGCTGATCGGGGTGGTGATGTGGGCGATTGCAGTGGGGTTGGTGAGGAGCGCGTTGTCAGGAGGCTGA
- a CDS encoding PIN domain-containing protein, with amino-acid sequence MLLVVDTNVLVSECLRVRGRRRLRDVSLELLVTERVDGDFQYEFRRRLDLLATRANLTPDERQALEEEVVNLYNSKVFVAAPDQYEPLESQARLRIPRDPNDSAASAS; translated from the coding sequence ATGTTGCTGGTTGTGGACACCAACGTCCTGGTGAGCGAGTGCCTGCGAGTCCGTGGTCGTCGGCGCCTCAGGGACGTTAGCCTGGAACTGCTGGTGACTGAGCGCGTAGACGGTGATTTCCAGTACGAGTTCCGGCGGCGTTTAGACCTCCTGGCGACACGGGCGAACCTCACGCCCGACGAACGGCAGGCTCTCGAAGAGGAAGTGGTCAACCTCTACAACAGCAAGGTCTTTGTCGCGGCGCCGGATCAATACGAACCCCTCGAATCCCAGGCCCGCCTCCGCATCCCCCGCGACCCCAACGACTCAGCCGCCTCAGCCTCCTGA
- a CDS encoding DUF5615 family PIN-like protein has product MTFGVEAYSVAYLGYREAEDEVIFQAARAVSAVVVSKDADFLERLVRLGPPPQLLYVTCGNTSKARLVEIFGRHFEHAHRLLSSGEPIVEITS; this is encoded by the coding sequence GTGACATTCGGGGTGGAGGCGTACAGCGTGGCGTACCTGGGCTACCGGGAGGCGGAGGACGAAGTGATTTTTCAGGCGGCGCGGGCTGTAAGCGCAGTGGTGGTGTCCAAGGATGCCGACTTCCTTGAGCGGCTGGTACGCCTCGGCCCCCCGCCACAACTGCTGTATGTGACCTGTGGAAATACGAGCAAAGCGCGACTGGTAGAGATTTTTGGTCGGCATTTTGAGCATGCCCATAGGCTGCTCTCGTCCGGCGAGCCCATTGTTGAAATCACTTCGTAG
- a CDS encoding DUF433 domain-containing protein, giving the protein MTLLDRITVNPLQCGGRPCIRGMRIRVSDVLDLLGAGVEVDEILSDYPDLEREDIYAALIWAARYVDHPRLSA; this is encoded by the coding sequence ATGACCCTACTCGACCGTATCACCGTGAACCCCTTGCAGTGCGGCGGACGCCCCTGTATCCGGGGGATGCGGATTCGGGTGAGTGACGTGCTGGACCTGCTCGGCGCAGGGGTCGAGGTGGATGAAATCTTGAGCGACTACCCGGACCTGGAGCGCGAGGACATTTACGCCGCGCTGATCTGGGCTGCCCGGTACGTTGACCATCCCCGACTGAGTGCTTGA
- a CDS encoding DUF433 domain-containing protein: protein MTPTSIPSQCGGRPCIRGLWVRVRDVLELLGAGVGEHPRSLGAKLHP from the coding sequence CTGACGCCTACCTCTATCCCCTCCCAGTGCGGCGGGCGCCCCTGCATTCGCGGGCTGTGGGTTCGGGTGCGCGATGTGCTGGAGTTGCTGGGGGCGGGGGTAGGGGAACACCCGCGCTCCCTTGGCGCTAAACTCCACCCATGA